The Mytilus edulis chromosome 5, xbMytEdul2.2, whole genome shotgun sequence genomic interval GTCTTGTACATGTACTtcataaaatttctttaaatatcaaTACACAAGGTCCTCCTCTTAAAAATATTGAAAGTTGAAGTACACAAAGTTCAAGTTCAAGTTTTTAAAGGTAGTGGTATCAGTTGGGGAAATGTTTTTTCTTCCGTCATGcataaagatatttaaaaaaatttagtcGGATTGTTTTCTGCATGGAGCAGAAATCATAATTGAATAGttatatttagatatgaaaatgaATCAGATAAGACGAATGTTCCTTTTATCTGTCATGATAACAATAGTAAATGGGAACCAATCAATGTCTTGTACGTACAAATGGAATATAGAAAATAAGCCGATTGCTCATTGTGAAAATCAAGGACTTACTTCTGTGCCAAGGAATCTTAAGCGAGATATCACTGAGTTAATACTTTCAAATAACTTGATACGCAAGCTCCAAAAGGATTCATTCGTCCGTTATGCGAAAATGGAAATCTTGATTTTGAGCAAAAATCATATATCTGAAATCCAGGAGGATGCTTTTGCTGGACTACATTTGCTTAAAGTTTTGAAGGTAAATGATAATATGATTAACATCAAAATCCTTCCAGAGCGAGTTTTCAGACATCTTAGTAATCTAATTGATCTTGATATAAGTCTAAATAACAAGCCATTGGATGCAAACACTAAGTTTGTTTATCCTGATGGTGCATTTTCTACATTGAGATCCTTGCAAAATCTTTCAATTGATTTATTCATGTTCCCTGAATTTGGAGCAGGATTTAGTTCCCTTCAAAACCTTACTGTATTGAAATTTTCACGATGTTATTTGAGAAACAGTAGTCGATTTCGGCTATTGAATtcaacatttaaacatttttcggCAAATCTGAAAGAACTCTATATCAGCGGCTGTCGCAATTTTTTTCTATTGGAAGATGGATTATTAGAATACTTTCCTGACTTAAAAATTTTAGATCTTTCTGAATCATACGTGCACCTATATCAAGCATTGCGCATTCTTCGTCCACTTCAGCATAAGAACATGTCCGTTATAAACTTTCACCACATAAGTGATAATTCAATCAATGAAGATGATTTCCCGTATTCTGTTGTTATAACAGTAGAATTAATGAAATACTTAAAAACTATCTGCATTGAAGCATTGGACTTGTCAAAAACAGGAATCGTGGGTTACCATCAGAATTCTTTGTTTTCGTTCGAACATCCAAAATGTTTCAGAACTTTCATTATATCCGCTAATAGACTACCAGCTACGACTCCATATCATTCCActcaagtttatatttttttcatgaatgCAATTAATATGAAGGTTTACGATTGTTCATATCTGACTATAGATTATTCTAATCCTGTCTACGTGAACGTATACCACACGGAAGCATTTTATCATTTTccaaaaagtatgaaatattttcaaattccatCGCAAAGGAACATAAGCTATTCGCTTCCATCATCAATAGAATTTCTTAGATTTACTCACATACAAATCACCCCTACTTCAGCATCTATAACTTGCAAAAACACATCGCTTAAATATCTAGATGTATCATATGGTGTTTACATACATTATCCAAAATTTTCAGAGGACTGTGTAAAGCAACTGGAATATTTGGATATTTCAGGAATTCCAGTAGCAATCATTACCTTTCCATCAATGCTCTTGCCAAAACTTTCTGTGCTAAAAATGACGGATGCACGAATAGACCAAATTGTACGTAAAGGTAGAGAATGGATGTCTTTTAAAGCCCCTGCGTTGAGAGAAGTAGACATATCTTTTAATAATATTTGGACTTTGGAGGAAACAACATTCTTCGAGCAGCCACATATTACACATTTAAATATGTCGAACAACCTATTCAGGACCATTCCTAATTTTGTTACCAAGCTTCAAAATTTGGATTCGTTGGATCTATCCAATAATTTGATTACCTCTATTGACTATAACATTAGGGTTTGGCTGGATATAATGATCCATTCAAAACGTTTTCCTAACCTAAATTTGGATAACAATGCTTTTATATGCTCTTGTGACACTCTTGATTTTCTTCTGTGGTTTGAAAATACAAACGTTACATTTCATAACGGAGATAATTATACCTGTACTATCTCAAAAAACAAGCAAATCCTATTAAAGGAGGTAGCAAAGAATATCAAGAAATACTTCGCAGACTGCGAAGCAACTTTATGGCTTCATGTAGGTATAATATTGGTTGCTAGTGCATTCGGTATTTTTGTACCTCTTTCTCTTCTCTATAACTATAGATGGAATATTATTCTCTACATGTATAGGAAAGTCCGACGAGTTGTTGAGAAAAATTtgcatgaaaattatatatatgacGCATATGTTTCTTATGAAGAAAGAAGCGTATTGTGGATACAGAAGTGTCTCCTTCCTAAAATTGAAGAAGAATGGGGACTTAAAGTGTGCTTACATGATCGAGATCTTCTTCCTGGAGATATTACGGCAGATGCAAAAGCAGAATCAATTCAGCAGAGTAGACATGTCGTGTTCATCATTACTGAACATTTTACCGAGGGAAAGTGGGGAAGATTCGAAATAGATagagcaaaatatgaaaaatatactaCAAACCTtagaaaaataattgtcattttacaaaatattcgaaTCGAAGATATTCCAGACGAAATTGTGAATATTTCAAATGACGTATGCTTCATTGAAATGGCTTTGGACGAAAACGAAATTATCAACAGTACAGATAATCAACGGGATTGGCTTAAGTTAAAGGCTTTGCTGTATCTAAATTAGAAAACATGAATGTTTGAAGaagaaacattttaaaatcataaattgtataaaaaaaatattaaaaaaatatatttcggtaATGAAAATCACTTTTTTATAAAACGTCCGACTCAAAACGACAAAACAACAACGAAGATTGAACTCATTAAACCGGATAAGTAAATTTGAACAACACGAATCCAAAAAACACTGGAAGTGATATCAGGTGATTCGAAAGTTTAAGTAGTGTCTGCTATACGTTgcacttggatggagagttgtctcattgatactcatacaacatcttcttatatctataggtACATTATTTGAATGTGGTCTTTAATTAACATCGtagtgaaatttgttttttttttatagacggAACAACGTATATCATATTTGATTACGATTATAATGAGGACTATCAAATGACTCTTTATTGTAATGACATGTTCTGTATTTTTCGTAATATCTATGTTTCAAGTATAGTTTACGAGCTGAATCGGTTTTGGTTCATTTTGTTATTATAGTTTTGTTTTGTGGCAtagagttaaaaaaataaatttataattgaacaaGTAAGTAAACTGCTGCATATTTTCCGCTCATAACACATTTTGACCTATACACCTTTTTTCATAAGTATATTTGTAGGAGTCAAGTGTGTGTGATTTTGTCATGGTAAGTATAGTCCTCATATGTCAAATGAAAAGACAAGACGTATATAACACTGAAGATACGATTTAACTTTATTACGCCATAAAAATGATAACTAAAAATGTCATACATGTAACTTTGATCAATAACCTTATAGAAAAATTCCGGGTTGCGGAGAGTCTATTTTTCCATATAAATGTACTAATGTGGTACCAAGATGTCACATATCACATGTATGTCATATCTTCGATGTAGGGTCGAGATTAACGATTTAAGGTATGTCTTCCGTCGGATTCGATGTTTCTAAACTTCTTAATTCAAAACTTGTACATATAGACTGAGTGATTAGCgagatttttttaaacatattattcAGATCTCGTTAATCAATATTGAATGTccaaacaaataaaactaaaacaacTTGTAAATCGGATGAACTTAAAAATGAGAGAGAACGGGTTCGTTGTCAGCGTATGTATACCTTGCTATGCATGGATAAAACCGtcattatcgactcctaggagtcgatattagaattgaacgatggacagttagtgcgtgaatttttcttgctacctgattggaagatattacgagacgtgaataatcaaggTTTagtgattggttaggacaatccaaacctagtaaatgtccttcaatcccgtagagtatcggatttgtcctctctattttagcaattagattttgcctggtctttaatcatgcatattcatgatatcggtacacaggtaacttttatctttaaatagccgaatcttctggagtttcgtaaaaaaaacaacattaaacgatatatactacttcataatgTGTGActtcacgtgtgtggtaaaatttgttgaatgatgcacgtggctattctagtaaatgaattaatctacaaagcgaaagcactttccattttcatcagctaagagtcgactagccctttttgaaaggctaatgcttgttttttgtttgtcgttGAAAAGGTTTTGTATTAATTCTGTTTGAATTGTATACAAAACAAGTCTGCAAGCAAGTGAGCATAATTTGTACCTTGTAATATCGCTGGTTGGTAAATATATCTTGGAAAATGTCCGTTATTCGAAAACAAAAACATCTTTATGGGTGCATTTGTTACCAAAAAGCAACAGTGTTGCATCGAGTATTCTTGTTTTACATGTGTGAAGTCGGGCACTCTTTTTAGCTACTTACATTTAAGGGGAATTTGctaatttgaatatttcttgaataaagataaacaaaagtgaaaatatacatataaatgtaaCCTTATAATAGTATAAGCTTCAAAAATTAGCATAACCGCTGCCATGAAAATAGCTAAAACTTGCCTGACTTGACACATGTAAAACATccaaacgaaaaatgaaaaccaaCGACAAAGTAAGAAGCGAACAAAAATATGACAGGCAGCTCTCAACGTCCAAAACAAACGACAAGCttcagacttgggacaggcacatatacaatgtggcggggttaaataggATAATGATAATACTCTCATAACCTGGGTCAGTGATGTAACAGTTCAACTAAAGAATTATGGTTGTTGTGCTCATTAAAAGAGATCATTTACGTAAATATATGTTACAAGTATATGTTTGCATAGCTGTGCtggttcttatttttttttttaaataattgttattatATCATTCTGACTAAAAAAAataaccttgaccaaaaactttaacctatagcgggacagacggacaaacgaacgaacagacgattGGAAGcacggaccagaaaacataatgcctataaatgggacataaaatgAGGAGATATATTGTATTATTGCCGATGAGAAAAATATTCACAGAAGTTCAAATTAAGTGGATGTAAGCGATTATAGTCaaccgaacggccttcaacaatgaagtAAACTCGTACAGTATGATCGGATTAATACTTTGACCTCGCCACGTATTGAAACGAAATGGAGGTCCCTTAGAATGGAACTTGTTTTCCCTAAAATTGTGTGATGATGTTGTTAAAACCTATATACCGTTAATTGActgtttttattatacatttctTGCATAACTatgtttgttaactttttattattcttgtCAATGTTTTTACAATCGGAACATCTGTGAATTGtttaacgtaacggtacccaaattgcaccgagtacccaaattgaacctatttagcaaaaatagcagcggaaatcttacaatatttcctagagactaaacaatttgtatttttattatttgatagtATGTACGTCTTTCAatataggtaaaaatatttagatatacacaaaacgttcacagtatttatcaacagatgaagtgtttactgaaaaaccAAAATGTAccgaaacgtcgccatgcgacgtcatcaaaacgtcatctttttaaaattagcaaatacaatatgtttcaagcatccatttcttaaaaaatgaaaagtaaGTATGGACAAATcttcaattgttcaaaatatttgaaaaaaataaacaaactctcttgttattcgacttttgacgatgcgaatttaagcatggatgcaatttgggtactcctcctTTCAGAATTATTGATGGTTTGGAGGctagttcagaccaatttttctatgatttcatatggattgaaaatcaaattggtgtacctaaaTAATAAAGAAGGacacggctacaaaataaacacaaaatggaaaattttgtcttaatcataaaaaaacgtagttgaaaaaactatcaaaataggtgcaatttgggtaccgtcacgttagggagctaccatttgatttttaggggggggggggctaggatgaaaaattttgtcctgcattttttttagctgttatctctgtcctgcctttttatttttcactctgttcggtcctgacttttttgttttagtttatcctgacttttttttttttgcaagtgtctcatcccagttggaaagcaagtccttggaaacgtccgttgtcgtcaagctttatcagcaacaatagcagggggaattaattaggtggcgccacagtcgtccgtaacgtcaaaaagtccgccaaatcaatcggctaaaagattgacgtttaaagtattttttgcaacttgtcatgcttttattacaattaaattttaaaatttgtaggttttgtgaccaatataatttctttacgatatacaaacattacaaaaaatagcttgttattgctattcctttatcctgtcagttctaaaaaaaattagccatcttttttgttcgccaaaaaaatcgattttttctaatttgacgtttgcgtatccaaattcagaaaagaacggttataatcttaaatgaaaccgggaaacctatttcaaatttatacactgtTTTGAAGCCATCGTTTTTTAcgtttatacatcaattttagtgaccactagccatgtcaatttttatctggttttagctacgtttctacttcaaaacagtaaagtttagcttcttttcattgtacctgtttcaaagtgctctaaaatactgattttattaaagacatgaatgaaattttgattaaaagttgtggattttcacaattccatacgatacttgtattttaaagtaactaaaaccTCTTTTGATCCCCTACAAaaattgacggtgacattgttttcttttttcaacatacgtcatgtaacgtttataacaaaatatgtgtcagggtcatgtgcatagtaaaaatttacacattggaaaagtgaaacaacaaacaaagatcttctttattgcgtttaaagctaaacgtcttggaaaattctgacagatctgacaagctattgatagcctactgtatggatggacaaaagcacaaaaatagcaatagaaaatgcattgcaaagaaaattctgtaggaaaaaaaacatatgaaaaaagaaaatgaaggtcagttaataaaatcttgcttatattattatctctttacttagtaagctatatttccattctcaattttatagtaatcagagcaaaaactagcttatcaagccaagtcagccaaacaagaagtttattcatagagctgtgttcttacaaaattgaatttattcaaatggcaaattcttgtcaaatttaagcatctttgatcattattgaagtaaaatgcacacaatttgtcccaccagtttcatttcatttcctattactagtattcaggtaaagtatatatacaatactttgtttagaaatatgtaattatttaaagaagctgatacagcaacctgttcaagagaagaagccccattttttccaaaaagtttactttcataatctataaaataccctgagaaataagacaaagggctactatgcaagctaatctaatagtttaattttacaataataatgattctgaaattcaaaattgtgtcactttcacttataatttaaagcatatatttttttttacagaatttctgtcaatatttttggtataaaacttataaatcccttttttgtattttactgttcaactaagaaacaTAGGCTTGAGTTTATAAAGGCTCagttaatttgaagaaatttgttgaGACTCTTGGTCATACTTtacagaatataaaatatatatgatcagtactatttatttaataattatatcaattttcagaaagattattgaaattgtataaattatgttttattgcattaaatataatcaaaagtgtttaaaacaattctgcatgtagtatatttcatccgccagatctaatttctttcaatatagctaggtttttaattttacatgtagacTAGGTATTTTATCcacattttttaattgttttttttttactgcagtaatattttgtcttttaatatttacatttagtccttctctgaaaaatagggggaagtatctcttctttatatcatcataacatagttataaatcgagtttcgtttattttctttctaatttttgtaaagtaaactccttttttaatttgtatgcattttgctgggtttttatttttgactggtgatattaaggggagataaccacttgcacaaatcggcaccgcttcggtttgaaatcaatttgacgtttgcgtatccaacattctattgccgagatattcatatcgagtgtttgtcttaatgagatgctttattaaatttaaattcagcccatcatttttagtttcctcgtaaatatttagatttttcgttcaggagacttgacaattttcacccaaactccaagtttgcagataaaataaagaataaaggactttgatttgatgtgtgagctttgacgagaataaactatggatactcaagattagttaggtcaataagtgtttattacgacaatagtattcagtgagttaaaatgaggtttgtctcatccgtttttttactgaattttcacggtcacgtgactctattgttgctgataaacttggggtcaaaccgtgacctgctttccaactgatcctgcctttttttttactcaaaaactcctgtcctgcctattttttcaaatttcatcctagcccccccccccccccccccccataaaaaatcaaatggtagctcccttacttcAAATGACGTGTAACACAATGACGTCATAACCTATTTTGTTATGACGTCGGCTTTGGTAATTTCGGTAAATGGTAAGCCGAAATGGTAAATGGTAAACCAAATCGGTAGATTGGATTACCTAAGTATAAATACGGTGGAGAAAACGGATAAGACTTCAGTACGACTTTAATACCCTGGGCAAGTAACACACGCTAATTTCAAGCGATTTAAtatataacgtgacggtacccaaattgcacctattttgacagttttttcaactacgtttttttatgattaagacaaaagtttcaattttgtgtttattttgtagccgtatccttctttactatagaggtacaccaatttgattttcaatttatatggaatcatagaaaaattggtctgaactaacctccaaaccatcaatgattctgtaatgaggagtacccaaattgcatccatgcttaaattcgcatcgtcaaaagtcgaataacagagcttttgtttatttttttcaaatattttgaacaattggatatttgtccatgcttactcttctttttttaagaaattaataCTTGAAacatattatttgtattttctaattttaaaaagatgacgttttgatgacgtcgcattgcgacgtttcagtacattttgctttttcagtaaacacttcatctgttgataaatactgtgaacattttgtgtttatctaaatatatttacctattttgaaagaCATGTATAGtatcaaaacatgaaaatacaaattgtttagtctctaggagatcttgtaagatttccgctgctatttttgataaataggtgcaatttgggtaccgttacgttatacATGCATGTACCGGAACCATTTACCAGACTAAATAGTAACCAGACCACTTCCGTATAATGTGGGCTTGTTAATTCCTTAACAAGTTGCATTTAGAGAATAACTTCCCGAGAGAAACGTTATCTTTTGACATTGAATTTGATTTATCATTTGCCGATAACCAAACTGTAAACTTTAGGTATTTATATTTCCGCTATCCATTTTCTTTACGATATTCTAATAAAGCAAGGTATTTATTTGTTAGACTAGAATACTGTTAAGTTATATACTATTTGTATGAATTGTTGATATATAATGCATCTTAAAGTaaatacaagttgatttttatctaacgagtctgttattcttacaaaaacctAAACAGAACCAAACTAAGATCTACCAGCATACCACTAAGTACCACAAAACCTATACAGAACCAACCTTAGATGTACCAGAATACCGCAAAGTACCACGATACCAGAGTACCACGCTACCAAAGAAGGGTCGACAGTTGTATAACCTTAGTTCATAAATACTTAAACATTGTTATAAAACACATTCTTATAGCAACACACTAAGGGTTACACATTTATAGTTTAACACTAAAGCCTGACCGCTCGGTTTTCGTTACAGTATTATGTTTGTCGAATTTCAAGGACTACATAAGTATTTGAAGTATGCCATATATTGTGTTGTTGTTATTAGACCGGAATACAATATTGAtaagattttttatttgttgttccTTCTTTTATagactggtttacttttataaattgtgacttggtaggagagttgtctcattggtactcatacttGTTGACAATATCTGTTGAAATTATTTGACCTTTGTAGTAATCGACGGTAGTAAAACAAGTTGTCTGTGTT includes:
- the LOC139524495 gene encoding toll-like receptor 2, which translates into the protein MKMNQIRRMFLLSVMITIVNGNQSMSCTYKWNIENKPIAHCENQGLTSVPRNLKRDITELILSNNLIRKLQKDSFVRYAKMEILILSKNHISEIQEDAFAGLHLLKVLKVNDNMINIKILPERVFRHLSNLIDLDISLNNKPLDANTKFVYPDGAFSTLRSLQNLSIDLFMFPEFGAGFSSLQNLTVLKFSRCYLRNSSRFRLLNSTFKHFSANLKELYISGCRNFFLLEDGLLEYFPDLKILDLSESYVHLYQALRILRPLQHKNMSVINFHHISDNSINEDDFPYSVVITVELMKYLKTICIEALDLSKTGIVGYHQNSLFSFEHPKCFRTFIISANRLPATTPYHSTQVYIFFMNAINMKVYDCSYLTIDYSNPVYVNVYHTEAFYHFPKSMKYFQIPSQRNISYSLPSSIEFLRFTHIQITPTSASITCKNTSLKYLDVSYGVYIHYPKFSEDCVKQLEYLDISGIPVAIITFPSMLLPKLSVLKMTDARIDQIVRKGREWMSFKAPALREVDISFNNIWTLEETTFFEQPHITHLNMSNNLFRTIPNFVTKLQNLDSLDLSNNLITSIDYNIRVWLDIMIHSKRFPNLNLDNNAFICSCDTLDFLLWFENTNVTFHNGDNYTCTISKNKQILLKEVAKNIKKYFADCEATLWLHVGIILVASAFGIFVPLSLLYNYRWNIILYMYRKVRRVVEKNLHENYIYDAYVSYEERSVLWIQKCLLPKIEEEWGLKVCLHDRDLLPGDITADAKAESIQQSRHVVFIITEHFTEGKWGRFEIDRAKYEKYTTNLRKIIVILQNIRIEDIPDEIVNISNDVCFIEMALDENEIINSTDNQRDWLKLKALLYLN